Proteins from a single region of Chryseobacterium sp. W4I1:
- a CDS encoding DUF2809 domain-containing protein — MKFRFSLKYFLLTIFIFLTEVLIATKLANIFFVRAYFGDVIVVILLYTFVKSFVKMNDKKLILGILVFSCLVEFAQYFHIAEKLGFRPGSLMYIVIGNSFSWIDILCYAVGCMLLFLWLRLNNLKKKEVIAD; from the coding sequence ATGAAATTCAGATTCAGTTTAAAGTATTTTCTTCTCACCATCTTCATTTTCCTAACCGAAGTTTTAATTGCCACAAAACTGGCCAATATTTTCTTTGTAAGAGCCTATTTTGGTGATGTTATCGTTGTAATCCTGCTTTATACCTTTGTCAAAAGCTTTGTGAAGATGAACGATAAAAAGCTTATTCTTGGGATTTTAGTTTTTTCCTGCCTTGTAGAATTTGCGCAATACTTCCATATTGCAGAAAAACTAGGCTTCCGTCCTGGAAGCCTGATGTATATTGTTATTGGAAACTCTTTCTCATGGATTGATATCCTTTGCTATGCTGTGGGATGTATGCTTCTTTTCCTTTGGCTGAGACTTAATAATTTGAAAAAAAAGGAGGTTATTGCAGATTGA
- a CDS encoding YARHG domain-containing protein, translating into MKILNYTLASLLAVSLLSCKKDGKITETGKDSVIAKKDSAVVPEIYKEYYGIYMGDFAGKEMITSEDGEEYEDFVNKRISLKINRITKDSVYGQSIVNGNQRPFRGIFNESTKSFVLDEPGNDKTDGRFEVKLSGDSITGKWNAFNKTAVKSPLKTIKISKKEFVYNPNFMLDKDSDLVDWSNPKDFVEKYTDEETGKTESYTTSKNRVASEAIFKLNASKQKLTEKDLKNLRKIDLEIIKNAVFARHGYSFKKETYRHFFEQTDWYIPVSSNVDKELSLIEKDNVALLNRFIKYAEDKYDSFGR; encoded by the coding sequence ATGAAAATTTTAAATTACACTCTTGCCTCTTTACTCGCGGTTTCTTTGCTAAGCTGTAAGAAAGATGGAAAAATTACTGAAACAGGAAAGGATTCCGTAATCGCAAAAAAGGATTCTGCTGTAGTTCCTGAGATCTATAAAGAATATTACGGAATTTATATGGGCGATTTCGCCGGAAAAGAAATGATTACTTCTGAAGATGGCGAGGAATATGAGGATTTTGTCAATAAGAGAATTTCTCTGAAGATCAATAGAATTACCAAAGACAGTGTTTACGGACAAAGCATCGTGAATGGAAATCAGCGCCCTTTCAGAGGGATATTTAATGAAAGTACTAAATCTTTTGTTTTGGATGAGCCCGGAAATGACAAAACAGACGGAAGATTTGAAGTGAAATTAAGCGGAGACAGTATTACGGGAAAATGGAATGCATTTAATAAAACAGCTGTAAAATCCCCCTTAAAAACGATTAAAATATCTAAGAAAGAATTTGTTTATAATCCGAATTTCATGCTGGATAAGGATTCTGACTTAGTAGATTGGTCAAATCCGAAGGATTTTGTAGAAAAATATACGGATGAAGAAACCGGAAAGACTGAAAGCTATACGACTTCTAAAAACAGAGTGGCTTCTGAAGCGATCTTTAAACTGAATGCCTCTAAGCAGAAACTTACCGAAAAAGACCTGAAAAATTTACGCAAAATAGATCTTGAGATCATCAAAAATGCTGTTTTTGCAAGACATGGCTATTCTTTTAAAAAGGAAACTTACAGACATTTCTTTGAGCAGACAGATTGGTACATTCCTGTTTCTAGCAATGTAGACAAAGAGCTTTCCTTAATTGAAAAAGACAATGTGGCATTGCTGAACCGTTTCATCAAATATGCAGAGGATAAATACGACAGTTTCGGAAGATAA
- a CDS encoding DUF2306 domain-containing protein has protein sequence MLKITLEYIPFNPNVSFLMIKQTEVIDRPEYLTFFYTHVYTSIFVLFSGFLAILRKDFGLKSFHRNIGKVYIFLILILAAPSGIYMGIFANGGFLSKVSFIILGSLWWFTTYKAYQSARQKKFKEHKQWMWRSFALTLSALSLRIWKVIIVYLFHPNPMDVYQIIAWLGWIPNIFLIEYLITKKHL, from the coding sequence ATGCTTAAAATTACACTAGAATATATTCCATTTAATCCCAATGTGAGTTTTCTGATGATTAAACAAACGGAAGTAATAGACAGACCGGAATATCTTACGTTTTTTTATACACATGTTTACACCAGTATTTTTGTACTGTTTTCCGGATTTCTGGCGATCCTGAGAAAAGATTTCGGATTAAAAAGCTTTCACAGGAATATTGGTAAGGTCTATATATTTTTAATTCTGATCCTGGCTGCACCGTCAGGAATTTATATGGGAATTTTTGCCAATGGAGGTTTTCTTTCTAAGGTTTCCTTCATTATTTTAGGTTCTCTGTGGTGGTTTACTACCTACAAAGCCTATCAATCTGCAAGACAAAAAAAGTTTAAAGAACACAAGCAGTGGATGTGGCGTAGTTTTGCACTCACTTTATCTGCTCTTAGTTTAAGAATCTGGAAAGTAATTATTGTATATTTATTCCACCCCAATCCTATGGATGTTTATCAAATCATTGCATGGCTGGGCTGGATTCCGAATATCTTTTTAATTGAATATTTAATCACAAAAAAACATCTATGA
- a CDS encoding NAD(P)/FAD-dependent oxidoreductase has translation MKQIIIIGGGAAGFFCASNLDEKKYKIIILEQNSDVLQKVKISGGGRCNVTHACFDPKELVQFYPRGNKELLSVFTKFQPGDTMEWFDQRNVSLKIENDNRTFPESNSSQTIINTFLHEIQNKKAEVKTKCSVKDIEKQDDKYLVKTSLGDFEADYIVYTTGSSPKSLKIVENLGHKIIPLVPSLFTFNIKDDLLKDLPGTSFENAEISIPSLKTEESGPLLITHWGLSGPAVLKISAWEALSLARLKYNFEIEVNFISTTLDEAEESFHNFKQSNPKKTIGQSKIFDITNRFWQKILEVSKVDLNKQMSNISGKEMQKILENLCRKKLKVTGKSTFKDEFVTAGGIDLKEINFKNMSSKLLPNFHIAGEVLNIDAVTGGFNFQACWSEGWLIAQHLNSLS, from the coding sequence ATGAAACAGATCATTATTATCGGAGGCGGTGCCGCAGGCTTTTTCTGCGCATCGAATCTTGACGAAAAAAAATACAAAATCATCATCCTGGAACAGAACTCGGATGTGCTTCAGAAGGTAAAGATTTCAGGCGGTGGCCGCTGCAATGTGACGCATGCGTGTTTCGACCCAAAAGAATTGGTTCAGTTTTACCCCCGTGGCAATAAGGAATTACTTAGTGTTTTCACAAAATTTCAGCCGGGAGATACTATGGAGTGGTTCGATCAGCGTAATGTTTCTTTGAAAATTGAAAATGATAACAGAACATTTCCGGAAAGCAATTCCTCACAGACGATTATCAATACTTTCCTGCATGAAATTCAGAATAAAAAAGCAGAGGTCAAAACAAAATGCTCTGTAAAAGATATTGAAAAACAGGACGACAAATATCTTGTTAAAACAAGTTTAGGTGATTTTGAAGCGGATTATATCGTTTATACAACAGGAAGTTCCCCAAAATCACTAAAGATTGTTGAAAATCTGGGCCATAAGATTATTCCTCTTGTTCCATCACTTTTTACATTCAATATTAAGGATGACTTACTTAAAGATCTTCCCGGAACGAGCTTTGAAAATGCAGAAATTTCAATTCCTTCCCTTAAAACAGAAGAAAGCGGTCCTTTACTGATCACCCATTGGGGGCTTTCGGGACCTGCCGTTTTAAAAATTTCAGCATGGGAAGCCTTAAGCCTGGCGAGATTGAAATATAATTTTGAAATTGAAGTGAATTTTATTTCAACTACTTTGGATGAAGCAGAAGAAAGTTTCCACAACTTCAAACAGTCCAACCCGAAAAAGACAATCGGCCAATCTAAAATATTTGATATCACCAACAGGTTCTGGCAGAAAATATTAGAAGTTTCAAAGGTTGACCTGAATAAGCAGATGTCCAATATTTCAGGAAAAGAAATGCAGAAGATCCTTGAAAATCTTTGCAGGAAAAAACTGAAGGTCACAGGAAAATCAACTTTTAAAGACGAGTTTGTAACCGCTGGAGGCATTGATTTAAAGGAAATTAACTTCAAAAACATGTCCTCTAAACTTCTACCGAATTTCCACATTGCCGGAGAAGTTCTGAACATTGATGCGGTGACGGGAGGTTTCAATTTCCAGGCATGCTGGAGTGAAGGATGGCTAATTGCACAACATTTAAATAGCTTATCATGA
- a CDS encoding thioesterase family protein: MIFYHKFEVRWSDLDANKHLANSSYVQYCAQSRMAFMTKEKMGVTQLSRWGIGPVIMHERYSFFKEIYADQTVIVSLEIDGCSEDSSIYRFVHKFYTPDGIHCATAEATGVWIDMMLRKMTTPPDDVVEAMNKYKSPETVVMTREDFKKLPFRPDNVDPAEFTK; the protein is encoded by the coding sequence ATGATTTTTTACCATAAATTCGAAGTACGCTGGAGTGATCTTGATGCGAACAAGCACTTAGCCAATTCATCATATGTACAGTATTGTGCACAGTCCAGAATGGCCTTTATGACCAAAGAAAAAATGGGCGTTACCCAATTGAGCCGATGGGGGATCGGTCCGGTGATCATGCATGAAAGATATTCTTTCTTCAAAGAGATCTATGCAGACCAGACGGTTATTGTAAGTCTTGAGATTGACGGATGTTCAGAAGATTCTTCCATCTACAGGTTTGTTCATAAATTCTATACCCCAGATGGAATACACTGCGCAACTGCTGAAGCTACGGGCGTATGGATCGATATGATGCTGAGAAAAATGACAACCCCGCCGGATGATGTGGTAGAAGCAATGAATAAATATAAAAGCCCGGAAACGGTTGTAATGACCAGAGAAGACTTTAAAAAACTTCCTTTCCGTCCGGATAATGTAGATCCCGCAGAATTTACTAAATAA
- the thiL gene encoding thiamine-phosphate kinase — protein sequence MFEDKSQELTPISKLGEFGLIKHLTQHFPISNESSELGVGDDAAVINPGNKKVVLTTDVLAEGVHFNLGYVPLKHLGYKAVVVNLSDIAAMNAVPTQILVSMAVSNRFPVEALEEIYSGIQAACARYKVDLIGGDTTSSNSGLVMSITAVGIENDENIVKRSGAKPNDLLVVSGDLGGAYMGLQILEREHAVFLADPNMQPEMEGYDYILERQLKPEARTDVKTILEELDIKPTSMIDISDGLASEILHLSDQSKTGFRLYEEKIPMDSLTISTADEMNLNPVMTALSGGEDYELLFTISPNDFDKIKNHPDFTIIGHAVENEEGNYMVARGSNQLVPLTAQGWDAFLNNQQNG from the coding sequence ATGTTTGAAGATAAATCACAGGAACTGACTCCAATCTCTAAATTAGGAGAATTCGGGCTTATAAAGCACCTTACCCAGCACTTTCCGATTTCCAACGAGTCTTCGGAACTGGGAGTGGGAGACGATGCCGCCGTTATTAATCCCGGGAATAAAAAGGTAGTTCTTACCACAGATGTTCTTGCAGAAGGCGTTCACTTTAATTTAGGCTATGTTCCTTTAAAACATTTAGGATACAAGGCTGTTGTAGTGAATCTGAGTGATATTGCCGCAATGAATGCTGTGCCGACACAGATTTTGGTTTCAATGGCCGTCTCCAACCGTTTTCCGGTAGAAGCTTTAGAAGAAATCTACTCAGGAATCCAGGCTGCCTGTGCAAGATATAAGGTAGATCTGATAGGTGGAGATACCACAAGCTCCAATTCAGGCTTAGTGATGAGTATTACTGCCGTAGGAATCGAGAATGATGAAAATATTGTAAAAAGAAGTGGAGCTAAACCCAATGATCTGCTGGTAGTAAGCGGTGATCTTGGTGGTGCTTATATGGGACTTCAGATTCTTGAGAGGGAACACGCTGTTTTCCTTGCAGATCCCAATATGCAGCCTGAAATGGAAGGTTATGATTACATTCTGGAAAGACAGCTTAAACCTGAAGCAAGAACTGATGTGAAAACAATCCTGGAAGAATTGGACATTAAACCCACTTCTATGATCGATATTTCTGACGGTCTGGCTTCTGAGATCCTTCATCTTTCTGACCAGTCCAAAACAGGATTCAGACTGTATGAGGAGAAAATCCCAATGGACAGTCTTACCATTTCCACGGCAGATGAAATGAATCTTAATCCCGTAATGACAGCATTAAGTGGGGGCGAAGATTATGAGCTTCTGTTCACCATTTCTCCGAATGATTTTGATAAAATTAAAAACCACCCGGATTTTACTATTATCGGGCATGCTGTTGAAAATGAAGAAGGTAATTATATGGTGGCAAGAGGATCCAATCAATTGGTTCCCCTTACGGCACAAGGCTGGGATGCTTTTTTAAATAACCAGCAAAACGGATAG
- a CDS encoding helix-turn-helix domain-containing protein, whose amino-acid sequence MNPSEKNIPVHHLTSEQFQLMTLDTGHPENFNDIHRHNFFEIIWFNEVKEDSSLELDFEKHPLRNNQICIIAPGQVFNMKLRGEKGYVLAVSREIFKEACDIETILTGGTAPFTLDLQSGKTCNTIIRLMEEEYHTTSRINLLKTYLKAFCIVITEQISLQDPMIHDRQRIQELIKLIEEHYIAQRETPFYADQLKISTHYLNDIVRFSRGTTVKKMIAQRLLLEAKRELSFGALTVKEIAFKLGFGDASYFSRFFKKHSGQNPEAFKCKKD is encoded by the coding sequence ATGAATCCATCAGAAAAAAATATCCCTGTCCATCACCTCACTTCTGAACAGTTTCAGCTGATGACACTTGATACTGGGCACCCGGAGAATTTTAATGATATTCATAGGCACAATTTCTTTGAGATCATCTGGTTTAATGAGGTAAAAGAAGACAGCAGTCTGGAACTGGATTTTGAAAAGCACCCTCTTAGGAATAACCAAATTTGTATCATTGCACCTGGACAGGTATTCAATATGAAACTGAGAGGTGAAAAAGGCTATGTTCTTGCGGTAAGCAGAGAGATTTTTAAAGAAGCCTGCGATATAGAAACAATTCTCACGGGCGGAACAGCACCTTTTACCTTAGATTTACAAAGCGGAAAAACCTGTAACACGATTATAAGACTAATGGAAGAAGAATATCATACTACTTCCAGAATCAATCTGCTAAAAACCTATCTGAAGGCTTTCTGCATCGTTATTACAGAACAGATCAGCCTTCAGGACCCTATGATTCATGACAGACAACGGATTCAGGAGCTGATCAAGCTAATAGAGGAACATTATATTGCTCAGAGAGAGACTCCTTTCTATGCAGATCAGTTAAAGATCAGCACTCACTATCTCAATGATATTGTCCGTTTTTCCAGAGGAACGACTGTGAAAAAAATGATCGCACAGCGGCTGTTGCTTGAAGCGAAAAGAGAGCTTAGTTTTGGGGCGTTAACTGTTAAAGAAATTGCTTTTAAACTGGGATTTGGGGATGCTTCCTATTTCTCCCGTTTTTTCAAAAAGCATAGTGGACAAAATCCTGAGGCTTTCAAATGTAAAAAAGATTAA
- a CDS encoding multidrug effflux MFS transporter, which yields MKNLNIVVFILALLNTLESLSIDLYLPAFPNMAQIFQTDIGHIQISISVFFAGFAFGQLLWGPLSDRTGRKPMLYCGLLLFIVGAAAIFFTENIYVLWAMRFLQAFGGSAGIVIGRAIVIDLYDKKRSVAIFSQQSQISGIAPIIAPLLGSVFLKFWGWNSSFAFLGILGLITFFMVYKYVPETNSRASLPDTSEDEKRLKDHLRMIISNKEFISSTMIGSIAFASLIIYISNAPFLFMKLHGFSSGTFSLIFGFNSLALITAAYLTPKLIKRIRATLSFYWQLHSYCWRHAGFISLYQLQIFPLSSKL from the coding sequence ATGAAAAATTTAAACATCGTAGTGTTTATCCTGGCACTGCTCAACACTTTGGAATCACTGAGTATAGACCTTTACCTGCCCGCATTCCCCAATATGGCACAGATCTTTCAAACTGATATCGGACATATTCAGATCTCAATTTCTGTGTTTTTTGCAGGATTTGCCTTCGGACAGTTACTTTGGGGACCATTATCTGACAGAACGGGACGTAAACCAATGCTGTATTGTGGCCTTTTACTTTTCATTGTTGGAGCTGCAGCCATATTTTTTACAGAAAACATTTATGTATTGTGGGCAATGCGTTTTCTGCAAGCATTCGGAGGAAGCGCAGGCATTGTGATAGGCCGTGCCATTGTAATTGATCTTTATGATAAGAAAAGATCCGTTGCCATTTTCTCTCAGCAATCACAGATCAGTGGTATTGCTCCAATCATTGCTCCTTTACTGGGAAGTGTCTTCCTCAAATTCTGGGGATGGAACAGTTCCTTTGCTTTTCTCGGGATATTAGGACTCATCACCTTTTTTATGGTTTATAAATATGTCCCTGAAACCAATTCAAGAGCTTCTTTGCCTGATACCAGTGAAGATGAAAAAAGGTTAAAGGATCATCTTAGAATGATTATTTCCAATAAAGAATTTATTAGCAGCACAATGATCGGAAGTATAGCATTTGCCTCTCTGATCATCTACATATCCAATGCTCCGTTTTTGTTTATGAAACTTCACGGATTTTCGAGTGGCACTTTTAGTTTGATTTTTGGTTTTAATTCATTGGCCTTAATAACGGCGGCCTATCTTACTCCTAAATTAATAAAAAGAATAAGAGCGACACTAAGCTTTTATTGGCAGCTACATTCTTACTGCTGGCGGCATGCGGGCTTCATATCATTATATCAGCTACAGATCTTTCCGTTGTCCTCGAAATTATAA
- a CDS encoding DUF6268 family outer membrane beta-barrel protein: protein MKRNLLAAAYCLVGYWASAQSGITAELKTEYIPFSSYIRPEDSVKTNSKSNFKRADLNLSIPLSMKKDSSGRIKAWSLLLSGSYAKMAHKDYERQLFPDQMLNAQAGIQHMRPLGKKWSMMMTASVGVYTDMEQISSDDILGQGGVLFIRHFNPNLALGGGPVLTTAFGVPMILPWIYFDWKTNGKIKFNINFPEGMEAGYLFSEKFALKAVVNLSGMTVERNKDGKSMLLGYQQITAGIRPELKLNDKLSLRLTGGTALLRSFSENDRKIKSIFKDKKIDDPKFATTFYAAVSLRWNLP from the coding sequence ATGAAGAGAAATCTTTTGGCAGCAGCCTATTGCCTGGTGGGATATTGGGCGAGTGCCCAGTCGGGAATAACTGCCGAACTTAAAACAGAATATATTCCTTTTTCCAGTTATATACGTCCGGAAGACAGTGTGAAAACCAATTCCAAAAGTAACTTTAAAAGAGCAGATCTTAACCTCAGCATTCCATTGTCAATGAAAAAAGACAGTAGTGGAAGAATAAAAGCCTGGTCACTTCTGCTGAGTGGGTCTTATGCAAAAATGGCGCATAAAGATTACGAAAGACAGCTTTTTCCTGATCAGATGCTGAATGCACAAGCCGGAATCCAGCACATGAGACCCTTAGGAAAAAAATGGAGCATGATGATGACCGCATCCGTAGGAGTTTATACTGATATGGAGCAAATAAGTTCTGACGATATTCTTGGACAGGGTGGAGTTTTATTTATCAGACATTTTAATCCCAATTTAGCGCTGGGAGGAGGTCCGGTATTGACAACCGCTTTCGGGGTTCCGATGATTCTTCCGTGGATTTATTTCGACTGGAAAACAAACGGAAAAATTAAATTTAACATCAACTTCCCGGAAGGAATGGAAGCCGGATATCTGTTCTCAGAGAAATTTGCTTTAAAAGCCGTCGTAAACCTGAGCGGAATGACGGTAGAAAGAAATAAAGACGGAAAATCCATGCTATTGGGTTACCAACAGATTACAGCAGGAATCCGTCCGGAATTAAAGCTTAATGATAAACTCAGCCTTCGGCTTACAGGGGGAACCGCATTATTGAGAAGTTTCAGTGAAAACGACAGGAAGATCAAAAGTATTTTCAAAGACAAAAAAATAGATGATCCCAAATTTGCCACTACATTTTATGCAGCCGTATCGTTAAGATGGAATTTACCTTAA
- a CDS encoding LytTR family DNA-binding domain-containing protein produces the protein MNNNTPKMKCLIIDDEPLARFHLKELADQIDFLSVEGTCATALEADTIVKEKEIDLLFLDINMPYLTGLEFLEQLENPPLCILTTAYSEYALEGYRLQVVDYLLKPIAFNRFYQAVNKAQQQFIVSEKLKKNSPYDDPFLYVRQSDSFIKVSWVDILYIESMQNYTKLHFKDKSLVIHQTMKAIEESLPSEHFFRIHKSFLINIIHIDMISGGRLFINKTELPISRTRKEELLNQVVYKKLISK, from the coding sequence ATGAACAATAATACTCCAAAAATGAAATGCCTGATCATTGATGATGAACCATTGGCAAGATTCCACCTTAAAGAACTGGCAGACCAGATTGATTTTTTATCAGTTGAAGGAACCTGTGCCACCGCATTGGAAGCAGATACCATCGTAAAGGAAAAAGAAATTGATCTTTTATTTCTTGATATCAATATGCCTTATCTGACGGGGCTTGAATTCCTGGAACAGCTGGAAAATCCGCCTTTGTGCATTCTGACAACCGCTTATTCGGAATATGCGTTGGAAGGATACCGTTTGCAGGTTGTAGATTACCTTCTGAAACCGATTGCTTTTAACCGTTTTTACCAGGCTGTCAATAAGGCTCAGCAGCAGTTTATTGTCTCCGAAAAGCTGAAGAAGAATTCTCCTTATGATGATCCTTTTCTTTATGTAAGGCAGTCTGACAGCTTCATCAAAGTTTCCTGGGTTGATATTTTATACATTGAAAGTATGCAGAATTATACGAAACTTCATTTTAAAGATAAATCCCTGGTGATCCATCAAACGATGAAGGCGATTGAAGAATCTCTGCCATCGGAGCATTTTTTCAGGATCCATAAATCTTTCCTTATCAACATTATCCACATTGATATGATTTCAGGCGGCCGTCTGTTCATCAATAAAACGGAGCTTCCTATTTCCCGTACCCGAAAAGAGGAGTTGCTCAATCAGGTGGTGTATAAGAAGCTTATTAGTAAATAG
- a CDS encoding sensor histidine kinase has protein sequence MTKPFILREYIFVTIFWLVFAAAVYINFQANSDIISSVLQTIALVITSVVFTHFLTVKLLPKALRQKRMKLFLLQATGVILLLSFIYSLIFTYIEINSKNQLPDHFIDHLPFLWQGFYLALPASFLINGSTCGIKFYQEHGRIERDHILLQQAHLENQLKLLQDQINPHVVFNILNHIHILMRTDIQLADYLLLKFSDILRYQLYHCNQNLVPMNKDIEHLQNLVEVEKLRWGNELEVQSDWKTENTASFIAPLLLVPFIENAFKYVCRLPGHKGYVRISCTEKDGFLLFCAENSYSDIAGYKKKEGSGGIGLQNVQKRLKLQYPDRHNLKIESGNDVYKVNLTLQLSDSNEQ, from the coding sequence ATGACCAAACCATTTATTTTAAGAGAATATATTTTTGTCACCATTTTCTGGCTTGTATTTGCAGCGGCTGTATATATTAATTTTCAGGCTAATTCTGATATAATCTCCTCTGTGTTACAAACCATTGCCTTGGTTATTACCTCAGTTGTGTTTACTCATTTTCTTACTGTAAAACTTCTCCCAAAAGCGTTACGCCAAAAAAGAATGAAGCTGTTTCTGCTCCAGGCTACAGGAGTTATTCTTTTACTGAGTTTTATATATTCTTTAATTTTCACTTATATTGAAATTAACTCCAAAAATCAGCTCCCTGATCACTTTATTGATCATCTTCCCTTTTTATGGCAGGGATTTTATCTGGCACTCCCCGCTTCATTTCTTATCAACGGATCTACCTGCGGAATCAAATTTTATCAGGAACACGGAAGGATAGAACGTGATCATATCCTTCTTCAGCAGGCTCATCTGGAAAATCAGCTCAAACTGTTGCAGGACCAGATCAATCCACACGTGGTCTTCAATATTCTGAACCATATTCATATCCTGATGAGGACAGATATTCAGCTTGCAGATTATCTCTTACTTAAATTTTCGGATATTCTGCGTTACCAGCTTTACCACTGTAACCAAAACCTTGTCCCGATGAATAAGGATATTGAACACCTGCAAAACCTCGTTGAAGTAGAAAAATTAAGATGGGGAAATGAGCTGGAAGTACAATCGGATTGGAAAACCGAAAATACAGCATCATTTATTGCTCCACTCCTATTGGTTCCTTTCATTGAGAATGCTTTTAAATATGTCTGCCGGCTGCCGGGGCACAAAGGTTATGTGCGGATATCATGTACTGAAAAAGACGGTTTCCTATTATTCTGTGCCGAAAATTCCTACTCTGATATTGCGGGCTATAAAAAGAAGGAAGGTTCAGGCGGAATTGGTCTTCAGAATGTACAAAAACGTCTGAAACTGCAATATCCGGATCGCCATAATCTCAAAATTGAATCAGGAAACGATGTGTACAAAGTCAATTTAACCTTACAATTATCTGACAGCAATGAACAATAA
- a CDS encoding porin family protein: MKQQILALSSLLLCITCSVETKAQQTPAFHIGIKAGTSFTKTSTASSTLEGKYGLGYQGGIMTRMDIGSLYVQGEALFNKRKTSFDTKDGSSPKLAWSSVDIPVVIGYKLINNKDFNVRAFAGGVYSYAFKNNISTSKALQEGFKSFDKSNIGITGGIGADYKNFTVDLRYETGLSSISKEFKSKPHSFTLGIGYFLF, translated from the coding sequence ATGAAACAGCAGATTTTAGCGCTAAGCTCACTTTTATTATGTATCACTTGTTCGGTTGAAACAAAGGCACAACAAACTCCGGCATTCCACATCGGGATCAAGGCAGGAACAAGCTTTACAAAAACCTCAACAGCATCTTCCACACTGGAAGGAAAATATGGCTTAGGCTATCAGGGAGGAATTATGACGAGAATGGATATCGGAAGCCTTTATGTACAGGGGGAAGCTTTATTCAACAAAAGAAAGACCTCATTTGATACCAAGGATGGCAGTTCTCCAAAGCTGGCATGGAGTTCTGTTGACATTCCGGTAGTAATCGGTTATAAACTGATCAACAACAAAGACTTCAATGTAAGAGCCTTTGCGGGTGGAGTTTACAGCTATGCCTTTAAAAACAATATATCTACATCCAAAGCTCTTCAGGAAGGCTTCAAAAGTTTTGATAAATCGAATATCGGGATTACAGGAGGCATTGGAGCGGATTACAAAAACTTCACTGTAGATCTTAGGTATGAAACCGGACTTTCAAGCATTAGTAAAGAATTTAAATCGAAACCCCACAGTTTTACATTGGGAATAGGCTATTTCCTATTCTAA